The sequence TGGATTAGTTCACTGCCGCACAGGCAGCTTAGAAAGGCATCAGCCAGCCCGAAAAACACATGCCAAAGTTCACTGCCGCACAGGCAGCTTAGAAATGTAGCAGTTGCTCAATATCCATTTCATCCCAGTTCACTGCCGCACAGGCAGCTTAGAAATGTCCCAGTTGACGTTGATGAATCACTGTATGGTTCACTGCCGCACAGGCAGCTTAGAAAACACGGCAGTGAAATTGGCATGTCGATGAATGGTTCACTGCCGCACAGGCAGCTTAGAAAGCGGAATATCCGCAGTCGGAGCTTGTGAGAATGTTCACTGCCGCACAGGCAGCTTAGAAAACTGATAACCGATGCCGGGTTTGCGAGACATTGTTCACTGCCGCACAGGCAGCTTAGAAAAGTGAGCGGAGAGTAGCATGGCATTAAAGACGGTTCACTGCCGCACAGGCAGCTTAGAAAGACGAAAGACTGCGAGTAAAAGAAACTGTAAAGTTCACTGCCGCACAGGCAGCTTAGAAAAGCAACCCGGCTCGGCCTAGAGCGCCCTGACCGTTCACTGCCGCACAGGCAGCTTAGAAATCGGTCTGCCGACAAAAATTCCTGACTACGAAGTTCACTGCCGCACAGGCAGCTTAGAAAACCCAACAGCGCTGTAGTGAGCAAAGAGCAAAGTTCACTGCCGCACAGGCAGCTTAGAAAAGTCAGCGCGACAGCCAGAGGCTGCGCCTGCTGTTCACTGCCGCACAGGCAGCTTAGAAATTTAAAGAGGGATAAAACATGATGCTTCAAGCGTTCACTGCCGCACAGGCAGCTTAGAAATGTCCCCGGTGACGTTGATGAATCACTGTATGGTTCACTGCCGCACAGGCAGCTTAGAAAGAACCATTACCGACTACATGGGCACCATGTACGTTCACTGCCGCACAGGCAGCTTAGAAAGCCTACATTCATTGGGGTAGCCTCGAATGTAAGTTCACTGCCGCACAGGCAGCTTAGAAAAAACGGTCGGCGATAAGGAAGGCTCTGGCTTCGTTCACTGCCGCACAGGCAGCTTAGAAATTAATCAACAGCTCTCGCTCTTCCCTCTGAGCGTTCACTGCCGCACAGGCAGCTTAGAAATGCAGCAGATAGCGGCAATGATTCTGCCGCTAGTTCACTGCCGCACAGGCAGCTTAGAAAATCACGGATGGCTCGGTGACAGGGACGGGTACGTTCACTGCCGCACAGGCAGCTTAGAAATGGAGGCGTTGGCTGCTTTAGGGATTAATGTTGTTCACTGCCGCACAGGCAGCTTAGAAATTGACTCCGATCTGACGTACAAAAAAATCATTGTTCACTGCCGCACAGGCAGCTTAGAAATGAAAACCATATGTTTGGGAGTTGCTACACCGGTTCACTGCCGCACAGGCAGCTTAGAAAGGTCGCGTCGAATATGTGTACGCGATGGAGTCGTTCACTGCCGCACAGGCAGCTTAGAAAATTTGCGATTTCTGAATCTGGTGTTGGGCACAGTTCACTGCCGCACAGGCAGCTTAGAAAGTTGTAATGAGCACGGCGCGCATCATCGAACCGTTCACTGCCGCACAGGCAGCTTAGAAAAGCTAATGTAGCCTGCGGCGTTGTGCCCGACTGTTCACTGCCGCACAGGCAGCTTAGAAAATAAGCCAGAGTATTGGCCCGGCTTAACCACTGTTCACTGCCGCACAGGCAGCTTAGAAAAGTGGGAGATAGCGAGATTCTTTAGGGGGGCTGAGTGCATTCGTTGCGATGCGTTTATCAATTTGTATGAAGCCAATGATCATTCCCAAACCATCCCCCATAATTGCGCCAGGGCGAGCTTTCTGTTGCTATGTTCTGTGTAAAAGTGGGCATGCTGGATTTCGCTGGCCTGCGGTTTGAGTTCTATTCCCCACAGGGGTTTTATCTGATGTGGCAGCATGGAGTAACGCATGTCGATAATGCGATGCGGATTAGTTGGGTCAAGGGCGATGAACCCTGCTGAAAACTGGCTAAAGCGTTGTATATCTCTGGCTTGTTGTGACTGCTGGCTGAGCCAGGGCAGGTCGCGGCTAATATTGAGTTTGTTGATACTACTGCCTTGCCAGACCACGGTGTTACGCAGCCCCGGTTTGACGGCGGCTACATAAAAGCGCTCGTCTGCTTCGTAAATGACTTTCCAGAGAAGCAGGTTGCCGAAGCTGGGTTTCGCTTCCAGGCGTTGCACGTTGTGGTGACGGGAGTCTGCCAGCTGATAACCCATCGTGACTGCTCGCTCATGTTGAATAAAGCCTGCACTTAGATAGGTCGCTCCCCAAATGATGGCGGCAATGGCATAGCGGCGTTTCTTATGTATTGAGGCGAAGATGGTAAGCGCTACCAGAGGTAGTGTAAAAAGCGGATCAATGATGGAAATACTGTCCCAGGCTACTCTATGATTGGAGAATGGCCACAGTAGTTGGGTGCCGTAACTGGTGCAGCTGTCGAGCAGGGCGTGGGTGGCATAACCCAGCAGGCACCAGAGCAGTGTGAGTTTGAATTGAATGCCCCATCGTTTGGCCAATAAAGGGTAGAGCACCAGGCTACAGAGCAAGCCACCAATGGGGATAAATAGTAGGGAGTGGGTAAAGTGGCGGTGGTATTGCAGGCTTAATAGTGGATCTGTGGTGGAATGGATAAGGATATCCAGATCGGCGGCCATGCCCGCAATAGCACCTATTAAGCCGGCTTTGGCGAGAGTTGCCTGAGAACCGCGTGTTTGCGCAGCAATTGCGCCCAGTACGCCTTGTGAGACAGGATCCATTCTAATCTCCGTATAGCCATTGCCCGGCAGTGGGTGGGTGCCGGGTTGCTGTTGGGGGTTGCTTCAGGTTCGCTATTGTTGCATTTCTTCCAGCTCAACCCAACGTTCTGCGGCGACATCAAGCCAGTTTTGTTTTTCGGCGAGTTCGTCCAGAACGGGTTGGCAGGATCATCTCTTACCAATTAACACGCGGGTTGTTTGGAAAGATAACGACGGACTGTTAGCGTTTATTGCGATGCTTGTTACTACTTCACCTGGGCAACGGTACCGACTAATGCAACCCCCGCCATTATGGCGCCAGCACCACAACGGAACGTAGTGTTATCTGAAGTTAATGTGCCTTTGTAGTTGGATTTGACATTGATCACAGCGTTGCCTCCTTCTCTTAGGGCGCGATCTCGCAGAGAGATCAATGCTGATATGAATGCGCGTTGGCATGCTGCTTTATCTGTTTTGTTGAAGGCATTTGTTTTTTTGTTGGTTCCGAACTCACCATAAATTTTTTGAATATTTTTGGGTTTGTTGGTCCCAAAATAGAATCTTATCTCGTTGCCGAGTAAGTTTTTGTATTCTTCGATGGCCAGGGCATCTGCGATGGCGTAGCTTCCTATGTCGTCTCTTGCAAAAGAGGCGGGGATGAGTAACAGATTAATAAATATAACCAGAATCAGTTTTTTCATTGGTAAAGTCTCCCTTTTTGACCGAAATTTGATTAATTGTGTAGAGATTATTGTCAATAAGCTCCAGATTCAACGTGAATTATCCTTTGTAACACAACGGGTTGTCAGTTGTAGTAATTGAGATATTTTCTCGCGTAATTACGCAGTTTTTTGTTGTTGGCTGATGTTGATACACGTTCGATAAGTGGTTTGTATTGCGGGTTTTTGGAGTTGGCAACAGCCTTGCAGAGCCAGGCGACGGTATCGATAAAAACTTTGTCTCCGTCGGATTGATAGTGCTTTTCTATTAGTTTACTCGCAGTGGAAATTAATTCGTGATCTGACATGCGGCTGAGATACATTCTCTTCGCTGCAACCCGAATTAATTCCATATCATTGCTATCCAGCATGTTCTTCAATCGCTGGCTGGTTGTTGGATAGGGAAGCCCTATACCGGCATCAGGTGCAATAATCGGGTTCCATTGTTGATATTTGCTCAAAATAGCGAGAGCACTTTCTGCATGACGACGTAATTTTTTACTTTTGGCATCTTTAGCAATGGTTGTTAAAGATGGAATGTATTTCGGATTACCTGAAAACCCCAAGCCCTTTGCAAGCCAGGAAAGATAGTCGATTTTGTCTTTACTTTGTTTGGATAGATATGCGTTGAGCAACTGCTGCTCTATTGGATCGAATATTTCCGGGTCGGATAGTCCTGCCCATGCTAATGATTCGTTGATACTCTGTTCTTGTTCTGTTCCCGAAGAATAAGCTTTGACATACCCCTCTGGCGTTAACTCTGCTGCCAGAGTGACATGGGATAACAGGAAAAATAGAGTGCAAAGTATTCTGATATTCATAATAGCTCCCTTTATTTGGATATCTTATTTAACTCGCGCGAAAATCAGTGAAGTATTAATCCCTCCGAATGCAAAGTTGTTACTCATAACATAATTTACGTGCATGTTACGACCTCGACCTGTGATGTGGTCAAGCCCTTCACAGTCCGGGTCCAGATCGTCCAGATTAGCGGTTGCGTGGAACCAGTCATTGTTCATCATCTCAATAGCCACCATGGACTCGAGGGCTCCACAAGCGCCTAATGTGTGCCCCGTAAAGCTTTTGAGGGCGCTAATAGGCACGTTATGACCCAATAGTCGGGAGGTTGCTTGTGTCTCGGCAATGTCGCCTCTATCCGTGGCAGTACCGTGAGCACTGACATAACCAATATCTTCGGGGTTGAGGCCGGATGCCATAAGAGCAGTTTCCATTGCTTTGTACATGGTCTCCGATTGTGGCTGGGTTACATGGCTGCCATCCGAGTTGGTTCCAAAACCAACTATTTCTGCAAGAATTTTTGCACCTCTGGCCAATGCATGCTCGCGTTCTTCAAGAATGAGTACGCAAGCACCTTCACCAATTACTAGTCCATCACGGTTTTTGTCAAAGGGGCGGGGGCTGGTTCTTGGCTGATCGTTGCGAGTACTGGTCGCATAGAGGGTATCAAATACGGCGGCTTCAGTAGCGCATAATTCTTCTCCGCCACCAGCCACCATCAGTTTTTGATGTCCGTATTTAATAGCTTCGTAGGCGTAGCCAATACCTTGGCTACCCGAGGTGCAGGCACTGGAGGTAGGGATCACCCGGCCTTTCAGTCCAAAGAATACATCAATATTAACCGCAGCGGTGTGGCTCATCATCTTGAGATAGGAGTTAGCGTTTATTTTGCTGCTGGCATGGTTGAGAAGCATATTGCCAAAATCTGCTATAGCGTCTGTGCTGCCGGTAGATGAGCCATAACTGACACCCATGCGACCATCCCGTATATTCGGGTTGTCCAGCAGATTTGCCTGCTTTAAAGCATTTTCTGTTGCGACAACGGACATGAGTGCAACACGACCCATACTGCGTGTTTGTTTGCGTGAATAATGTGCGGGTTTCTGGAAATCTGTCACTGGAGCACCAAGACGGGTGCTCAGGTCCGGATACATTTCCCACTCAGACATGTATTTAATACCTGTCCGAAGGCTACGGAGGTTGTCTTCAATAGTTGACCAGTCTGAGCCAATAGGAGAGATGCCTGCCATACCTGTAACAACAACCCTGTGCATCAACACATACCTCCGTTTACAGAAATAACCTGACGAGTAATGTAGGCTGCTTCGGCGGACATCAGATATTTAACCAAGCTGGCGACCTCATGAGCTTTACCTGCTCTGCGAGCCGGGATTAGGGCCAATGCCTCTTTTACAGGTGCTTTTTCTGTCATGTCTGTTTCAATGAAACCTGGCGCTACGCAGTTCACTGTGATTTCCCGTTTGGCCAGTTCAAGCGCTAATGATTTACTGGCAGCGATGATACCTGCCTTGGCTGCACTGTAGTTCGTTTGCCCCCGGTTTCCCATAAGCCCAGATACCGAGGCCAGGGTGATAATTCTTCCTGGTGAACGCCTGCGTACCATTGGCATGATAATCGGGTTTAGTACGTTATAAAAGCTGTCCAGGTTGGTGTGGATGACATTGTCCCATTCTTCTCCGGTCATGGCCGGGAATGCGTTATCGCGAATGATGCCTGCATTACATACCACGCCATAGTAGGCGCCGTGATCACTGAGATCTTTTTCAATAACGTGCCGACATTGTGCTCTGTCGGATACATCAAACTGTAAGAGACGTGTTTTGCCACCCTGTTGGGCGATGTCGCTCATTAGGGAAGTAGCATCATCACGGTTACTTCGGCAGTGCAATACCACTGTATAACCACTTTTTGCCAGCATTAACGCTATAGCTTTGCCAATGCCACGGCTTGAACCGGTAACGAGCACGGTTTGCTCCATTATTTTTCTCCCTCAAGAAAAGCTTCGAGATCATCAGGCATAAACACATTGAGGTTTGCACGAATATCAATATTCGTGCCTTTTATTCTGCAGTTAAAAACTTGCAAGCCAGTGTCGCTGTCTGTAATAGGTTCTGCATGTATTTCAAGATGAGAGCCTATGGGGAAAAAGGCACAACCAGGTTCATAACGCCGAACGCTAACCAGAAAACCGATCTTTACCGGTTGATTTTGTTTGCGGGCACAAACGCCTGCATATGCGGCAATGGCTTGCCCCATATATTCAACACCCACCCAGGAGGGTACACCTTGATCTTCTGCAAATAGTGATTGATTGGTGATAGTTACGCCAGCAGTAAGTCCTGCTTCGTTGTGTTCAAGTATATTGTCCAGTAAAGACATAGGTTGGTCGTGAGGAATGACATCCAGAATATTGAAAGTGGAATCCATTATTCGCCAGCCAGAATCAGTGAAATATTATTGCCGCCAAACGCGAAGGAGTTGCTCATAGCCATTTTCATTTTTGCCGGGAGCGATGTTTTGGCCAAACCATGCATAACCGGAAGGTCAGGGTCTGGTTCATGGTCCCAAAGGTGGGGAGGGATGAGACCGTCGTTGCGTTGCAGGCCTAGCCAGCAAAAGGCGGCTTCGATAGATCCGGCTGCAGCAAGCGTGTGCCCCGTTAGCGGTTTTGTTGAACTGCAGGCGATGTCATTGCCGAGTACTTTATACGCTGCAATTGCCTCCATTTTGTCGTTTTGTTCAGTTGCTGTGCCGTGAAAATTCAGGTAATCAATACTTTCTGCTGTTATGCCCGCCATATCCAGTGCTTGCTGCATCGCTGATTCAGCGCCGACCCCTTTGGGGTGAGGGGCTGAAATATGATGGGCATCGGAACTTTCGCCATAACCTGCAAGCCTTACAGGGCCTTCGTCTCTGGTAACGATAAACAATGCGGCACCTTCGCCAATATTAATACCTTTTCGATTGCGGCTGAACGGATTGCAGATATCGCTATCGAGAACGGAAAGCGATGAAAAGCCTTCCACTGTCATTCTGCATAAAGTATCAGCTCCCCCCGCGATAACCGCGTCGCAAACACCTAATTTCAATAATCGGGCTGCGGAGGCAAGTGCCTTTCCCCCGGAGGTACAAGCGGTTGAAACTGTCCAGGCTGGACCGGTAACGCCTAAATAAGCCGCCAGGAAGCGGGACGGTGCTGATACCTCTTGTTTTCTGTAGTGATAATCGTCAGGGAAAACGCCATTCTGGTTGCGATAAACCAGTGCTTTTTCTGCTTCTGCAATTCCCGAAGTACTGGTACCTACAACAACGCCAATACGATGCGGGCCGAACACACCTTTAAGTTTGTCAATGGCGGGTAGCAGAGGGTTGGCTAAGGCGGTTAGAAACTGATTGTTACGGGAGATTTCGCTTTCTATGGGTACTGTTGGCAGATCGTTGCTAACAAGTCCCAGATGCAGTTTTTTACCGGGAGTATAGTGCTCAGATAATGACAGGTACCCTTGTTGTGGAATAGTCCCAAATAGATTGTTGGACACTTGACTGGCGCCTAATCCCAGGGAGCAGATCAACTCAACAGCATTCAGGTAAATAGGTCCGGAAGATACGGATTCAGGGCAGTCAGTCATAAAGGATTTCTCGTTAATGTGGTTATTTTAATGACTGCGTTATGATCTGCAAAATAAAGAATGCGCCTACTTTGAGCATTGGGCGTGGTGACCATGGATATTATCGGTCGACTCCGGTAACTCAAAACTTTTTCCACATCACCTGATTCTGTATGAGTAGTGTTCATGCTCCAGCCTGTACGGTTTTTTGGCCCGATTTCGGACCAGGCTGAATCGTTGGAGTATGCCAAATGAACTCCCGCCAGCAGTAGCTCTGCGGGAAGGGGATCTTTTAATTGAGGGGAAACCAGGGTGGAAATTTCTTGCTCTTGTTGCACGATAGTTAATATACGTTGGCCAAGCGGATTAAATAGGACCAGAGTCAGTTTTTGCTGCCTTTTTTTCGCATTCATCTGGGTATCTACGGCGACAACGGCGTTCAGTTGGAACTGTTTATCATGAAAAGTAATTTCCAGTGATTCTTGTGCTTGCCAGCAACAAGCCAGTTGGTTGCTGCCTGGCAAGGGGGGGGTGGCTATTGTTGGCAGCGATGGATTGTGCTGGCAAGCAACAGACAGGAAAAAGAAAATAATAAGAATCAGGCGCGACATATTTGGGCTAATGCTTTTAGACGTCGATCCGGTTTTTCTACGAAGGGGTTTTCTGTGTCCCATGCATAACCTGCCAAAATTGAGCAGACCATTTCACGGGTTTTTGGTTGATGATTTTTGGAAAAAATAATGTTTTGCAGAGAACCTTCGTACCAAGCGCTCACGTAGCTGCGAAAAGTGTCAACTCCTATTTTTAGCGGCAGGGCATATTGACTCTCCCAGTCGACTGTTTGGTTTGCCAGTGTTTTGCTTACCAGCGGGGCCGCTAATGTTGCCGATTTCATTGCGATTGTGACACCTGAAGAAAATACCGGGTCCAGAAACTCGCCCGCATTCCCCAGTAAGGCATACCCCTTTCCCCAAAGCGATTTTACATTGCAGGAATACCCCTTAATCATACGCACAGGCGTGTCGTATTCAGCCTTCTGAAGGAGGCTGCAGAGGTCAGGGCTTGCAGAGATAGCCGATTTTAACAGCTCATCTTCGGAAAGAGAGCTTGCGTTGAAGAACTCCTCCTTTGCGACGACACCTATTGAGCAACGCCCGTTGTTGAACGGGATTAACCAGTACCAGACGTCTTTGTATTCTGGATGAATAACAATCAAAATTTTGTTTCGGTCGTAGCTCTCATCAGAGATGTTATCTTTGATATGTGTGAATATGGATTTTCGTGAGGGGAAGTCCGAGGGTGTTTCCAGATCAAGTAACCGAGGTAATACACGACCAAAACCGGATGCGTCTAACAGAAATTTTGCTTTTAGCGAATATGCTGCCCCCTGATCTGAGGATATTGCCAACTCGGAGCTACCACTCTCCGTGAATGAAACATCTGTAATCTTATGCCCATAGCGAATGTCTGCACCGGCTTGTTCCGCGCACTCTGCGATGATGTGATCAAACCTGGCACGCTCCACCTGAAACGTATTACTGTGTCCTCGTGTAAATTTTTGAGAGAAATCAAAGCTGCCACTTTGCCCATTTCGCGCAAATGCTGC is a genomic window of Pseudomonadales bacterium containing:
- a CDS encoding metal-dependent hydrolase, which translates into the protein MDPVSQGVLGAIAAQTRGSQATLAKAGLIGAIAGMAADLDILIHSTTDPLLSLQYHRHFTHSLLFIPIGGLLCSLVLYPLLAKRWGIQFKLTLLWCLLGYATHALLDSCTSYGTQLLWPFSNHRVAWDSISIIDPLFTLPLVALTIFASIHKKRRYAIAAIIWGATYLSAGFIQHERAVTMGYQLADSRHHNVQRLEAKPSFGNLLLWKVIYEADERFYVAAVKPGLRNTVVWQGSSINKLNISRDLPWLSQQSQQARDIQRFSQFSAGFIALDPTNPHRIIDMRYSMLPHQIKPLWGIELKPQASEIQHAHFYTEHSNRKLALAQLWGMVWE
- a CDS encoding excinuclease ABC subunit A encodes the protein MKKLILVIFINLLLIPASFARDDIGSYAIADALAIEEYKNLLGNEIRFYFGTNKPKNIQKIYGEFGTNKKTNAFNKTDKAACQRAFISALISLRDRALREGGNAVINVKSNYKGTLTSDNTTFRCGAGAIMAGVALVGTVAQVK
- a CDS encoding beta-ketoacyl-ACP synthase, translated to MHRVVVTGMAGISPIGSDWSTIEDNLRSLRTGIKYMSEWEMYPDLSTRLGAPVTDFQKPAHYSRKQTRSMGRVALMSVVATENALKQANLLDNPNIRDGRMGVSYGSSTGSTDAIADFGNMLLNHASSKINANSYLKMMSHTAAVNIDVFFGLKGRVIPTSSACTSGSQGIGYAYEAIKYGHQKLMVAGGGEELCATEAAVFDTLYATSTRNDQPRTSPRPFDKNRDGLVIGEGACVLILEEREHALARGAKILAEIVGFGTNSDGSHVTQPQSETMYKAMETALMASGLNPEDIGYVSAHGTATDRGDIAETQATSRLLGHNVPISALKSFTGHTLGACGALESMVAIEMMNNDWFHATANLDDLDPDCEGLDHITGRGRNMHVNYVMSNNFAFGGINTSLIFARVK
- the fabG gene encoding 3-oxoacyl-ACP reductase FabG, translating into MEQTVLVTGSSRGIGKAIALMLAKSGYTVVLHCRSNRDDATSLMSDIAQQGGKTRLLQFDVSDRAQCRHVIEKDLSDHGAYYGVVCNAGIIRDNAFPAMTGEEWDNVIHTNLDSFYNVLNPIIMPMVRRRSPGRIITLASVSGLMGNRGQTNYSAAKAGIIAASKSLALELAKREITVNCVAPGFIETDMTEKAPVKEALALIPARRAGKAHEVASLVKYLMSAEAAYITRQVISVNGGMC
- a CDS encoding beta-ketoacyl-[acyl-carrier-protein] synthase family protein; translation: MTDCPESVSSGPIYLNAVELICSLGLGASQVSNNLFGTIPQQGYLSLSEHYTPGKKLHLGLVSNDLPTVPIESEISRNNQFLTALANPLLPAIDKLKGVFGPHRIGVVVGTSTSGIAEAEKALVYRNQNGVFPDDYHYRKQEVSAPSRFLAAYLGVTGPAWTVSTACTSGGKALASAARLLKLGVCDAVIAGGADTLCRMTVEGFSSLSVLDSDICNPFSRNRKGINIGEGAALFIVTRDEGPVRLAGYGESSDAHHISAPHPKGVGAESAMQQALDMAGITAESIDYLNFHGTATEQNDKMEAIAAYKVLGNDIACSSTKPLTGHTLAAAGSIEAAFCWLGLQRNDGLIPPHLWDHEPDPDLPVMHGLAKTSLPAKMKMAMSNSFAFGGNNISLILAGE
- a CDS encoding DUF3261 domain-containing protein, translating into MSRLILIIFFFLSVACQHNPSLPTIATPPLPGSNQLACCWQAQESLEITFHDKQFQLNAVVAVDTQMNAKKRQQKLTLVLFNPLGQRILTIVQQEQEISTLVSPQLKDPLPAELLLAGVHLAYSNDSAWSEIGPKNRTGWSMNTTHTESGDVEKVLSYRSRPIISMVTTPNAQSRRILYFADHNAVIKITTLTRNPL
- a CDS encoding tryptophan 7-halogenase → MTTTDIAIIGAGPAGAVAAALLCKSGHRVTILEQSHFPRFSIGESLLPQCMEFIEQAGMLDAVTAANFQFKNGAAFARNGQSGSFDFSQKFTRGHSNTFQVERARFDHIIAECAEQAGADIRYGHKITDVSFTESGSSELAISSDQGAAYSLKAKFLLDASGFGRVLPRLLDLETPSDFPSRKSIFTHIKDNISDESYDRNKILIVIHPEYKDVWYWLIPFNNGRCSIGVVAKEEFFNASSLSEDELLKSAISASPDLCSLLQKAEYDTPVRMIKGYSCNVKSLWGKGYALLGNAGEFLDPVFSSGVTIAMKSATLAAPLVSKTLANQTVDWESQYALPLKIGVDTFRSYVSAWYEGSLQNIIFSKNHQPKTREMVCSILAGYAWDTENPFVEKPDRRLKALAQICRA